A single region of the Nicotiana sylvestris chromosome 6, ASM39365v2, whole genome shotgun sequence genome encodes:
- the LOC138870558 gene encoding uncharacterized protein codes for MGSWRSSEDPSSIWTTTANCIREAAREVLGITKGYPGGHKGDWCWNGEVQGKVKAKKAAYLKLVESVDEEEKKTYSECYKKAKKRQISGSIKTAAFRRLYEAGGLKIDRGSKSFKLSRTKIEYLECKFSEGTHKAEVNVKLDSQVITIRDSFKYLGSAIQGNREIDEDITHRIGAGWMKWELAYSILCDKNVLPRLKSKFYRVMVKPTMLYEAEC; via the exons ATGGGGAGTTGGAGGAGTAGTGAGGACCCGAGTAGTATATGGACCACGACAGCAAACTGCATTAGGGAAGCTGCTAGAGAAGTGTTAGGGATCACGAAGGGATACCCCGGTGGACACAAAGGGGACTGGTGCTGGAATGGGGAGGTCCAGGGAAAAGTGAAAGCAAAAAAAGCAGCATATTTGAAGTTAGTGGAGAGCGTAGATGAGGAGGAGAAGAAGACATATAGTGAGTGTTATAAGAAGGCAAAAAAGAGGCAAATTAGCGGTTCGATTAAGACTGCAGCGTTCAGACGCTTGTATGAG GCTGGAGGTTTAAAGATAGACCGTGGGTCTAaaagtttcaagttgagtaggaccaaAATAgagtacttggagtgcaagtttagtGAAGGGACTCATAAAGCAGAAGTGAACGTGAAGCTTGATAGCCAAGTCATCACCATAAGAGACagtttcaagtatcttgggtcTGCAATCCAAGGTAATAGAGAGATTGACGAGGATATTACACATCGTATTGGAGCAGGATGGATGAAATGGGAGCTCGCATATAGTattttgtgtgataagaatgtacTACCAAGACTTAAGAGCAAATTCTATAGAGTGATGGTTaaaccgactatgttgtatgagGCTGAATGTTAG
- the LOC104243608 gene encoding ATP synthase gamma chain, chloroplastic-like codes for MAPSIWISSKNPIFDSSSLSFTSQLIKFPIPNTNLTNTNSPYQFLKLPSIHCGNIRGLRERIETVKNTQKVTEAMKLVAAAKIRRAQEAVISSRPFTETLVDMLYNITQQVQFENDVEIPLMNIRPVKKVALVVITGERGLCGGFNNGILKKAETRIQELKNLGIECSVISVGKKGNAYFRRRRDKFFVDRFVEGESFPTTKEAQVIADDVFSLFVSEEVDKVELLYTKFVSLIKSDPVIHTLLPISSKGEVLDVNGKSVDVDEDEFFRLTTKEGKLIVERDHLRVKRGSYLCNLEFEQDPAQILDALMPLYLNSQILRALQESFASELAARMNAMSNATDNAVDLKRNLSIAYNRERQAKITGEILEIVAGADALA; via the coding sequence ATGGCTCCTTCAATATGGATTTCCTCAAAAAATCCAATCTTTGACTCTTCTTCACTCTCTTTCACTTCTCAACTCATCAAATTCCCCATTCCCAATACTAACCTAACAAACACAAATTCCCCTTACCAATTCTTGAAACTGCCCTCAATTCACTGCGGTAATATTCGTGGACTACGAGAAAGAATCGAGACTGTTAAAAACACCCAGAAAGTAACAGAAGCAATGAAACTAGTGGCAGCAGCCAAGATTCGCAGAGCCCAAGAAGCAGTCATTAGTAGCAGACCCTTTACTGAAACACTCGTTGATATGTTGTACAACATAACCCAACAGGTTCAATTTGAAAATGATGTTGAAATTCCCTTAATGAATATTAGGCCTGTAAAGAAAGTTGCACTTGTTGTTATTACTGGTGAAAGAGGCCTTTGTGGGGGTTTTAATAATGGAATATTAAAAAAAGCAGAGACCCGTATTCAAGAATTGAAGAATCTTGGTATCGAGTGTAGTGTGATTAGTGTTGGTAAAAAGGGTAATGCTTATTTTCGTCGAAGGAGGGATAAGTTTTTTGTTGATAGGTTTGTTGAAGGagagagttttcctacaacaaaaGAGGCTCAGGTTATAGCTGATGATGTTTTTTCATTGTTTGTTAGTGAAGAAGTTGATAAAGTAGAGCTTTTGTATACTAAATTTGTTTCATTGATTAAATCTGATCCAGTAATACATACTTTGCTTCCAATTTCGTCGAAAGGAGAGGTTCTTGATGTGAATGGGAAAAGTGTTGATGTAGATGAAGATGAGTTCTTTAGGTTGACTACTAAGGAAGGGAAATTGATAGTTGAGAGGGATCATTTGAGGGTGAAACGAGGTAGTTATTTGTGTAATTTAGAGTTTGAGCAAGATCCTGCTCAGATTCTTGATGCATTGATGCCGCTCTATTTGAATAGCCAGATTTTGAGGGCACTTCAAGAGTCATTTGCAAGTGAGCTTGCTGCAAGAATGAATGCAATGAGTAATGCCACGGATAATGCAGTTGACTTAAAGAGGAACCTTTCGATTGCTTATAATCGGGAAAGGCAGGCGAAGATCACTGGCGAGATATTGGAGATTGTTGCTGGAGCAGATGCACTTGCGTAG